The following proteins are co-located in the Gossypium hirsutum isolate 1008001.06 chromosome A02, Gossypium_hirsutum_v2.1, whole genome shotgun sequence genome:
- the LOC107936591 gene encoding probable folate-biopterin transporter 9, chloroplastic, with translation MIAISEDSIFRPLTWIVASIAMVPILSGSIFCYQTQCLHLNPSVIGMSRVIGQLILLSLTVLYNRYWKQIPVRKLIGVVQILYASSLLLDLSLVREINLSIGIPNEVFALCFSGLAETLAQFKILPFSVLLATLCPRGCEGSLTSFLASALCLSSIVSGFWGVGLAAMLGIRSSDYSNLPVGILIQFLAALLPLGWIHHVPMSQPVEKKRKKGMSKRNRKTRRIGRVVVGSVFAYRRERESDAQK, from the coding sequence ATGATTGCCATCAGTGAAGACAGCATATTCCGACCTTTAACTTGGATTGTAGCTTCCATTGCTATGGTTCCTATTCTGTCAGGCTCAATCTTTTGTTATCAAACTCAATGTCTACATCTTAATCCTTCAGTTATTGGAATGTCGCGAGTGATTGGCCAGTTGATACTTCTTTCTTTGACTGTGCTTTATAACCGTTACTGGAAACAAATTCCCGTGAGGAAGTTGATCGGTGTTGTACAGATTTTGTACGCATCTTCCCTTCTTCTTGACCTTTCTTTGGTAAGAGAGATCAATCTTAGTATTGGAATTCCTAATGAAGTGTTTGccctttgtttttcgggtttagCAGAAACTCTTGCTCAATTTAAGATCCTTCCTTTCTCGGTGCTACTTGCAACTTTGTGTCCTCGGGGTTGTGAAGGATCCCTTACTTCTTTCTTGGCATCAGCATTGTGCCTATCATCGATTGTTAGTGGATTTTGGGGAGTTGGGTTGGCTGCTATGCTTGGAATAAGATCCAGTGATTACTCCAACTTGCCTGTAGGAATTTTGATACAGTTCCTTGCAGCACTACTGCCTTTAGGATGGATTCATCATGTTCCTATGTCTCAACCtgttgagaagaaaagaaagaaaggtaTGAGTAAAAGAAACCGAAAAACCAGAAGGATTGGAAGAGTTGTGGTTGGTTCAGTTTTTGCTTATCGCCGAGAAAGAGAATCTGATGCACAGAAGTAG
- the LOC107936584 gene encoding probable folate-biopterin transporter 8, chloroplastic isoform X2, translated as MLSILGVLIGYLIFALEVLSWGQLALFPVAGQALPALMACVLLSNTGAAITEVAKDALITEYGQKHRITGLQSYAFMALAAGGILGNLLGGYFLVKLPPRMMFLVFSVLLSIQLVVSLSSNEECLGLARSLGPVPTGQSVS; from the exons ATGCTCTCTATATTGGGGGTGCTCATAGGATACCTTATATTTGCATTGGAG GTCCTGTCTTGGGGTCAATTGGCTTTGTTTCCAGTTGCAGGTCAAGCGCTTCCTGCCCTCATGGCTTGTGTTCTTCTCAGTAATACAGGGGCAGCCATTACAGAAGTCGCAAAGGATGCTCTTATTACAGAGTACGGCCAGAAACACCGAATTACTGGACTCCAGTCTTATGCCTTCATGGCTTTAGCTGCTGGTGGGATCCTGGGGAACTTACTAGGTGGATATTTCTTAGTCAAATTACCACCCAGGATGATGTTTCTCGTTTTTTCGGTTCTATTATCTATTCAGCTTGTAGTTTCTTTATCTTCCAATGAAGAATGTCTTGGCTTAGCTCGATCTTTGGGTCCCGTTCCAACTGGACAGTCAGTTTCATAA
- the LOC107936584 gene encoding probable folate-biopterin transporter 8, chloroplastic isoform X1: protein MYLILYIINPCLELSFSSNTLGFISFSSSQSNISSTCWNVGFIVYLFFLLRFHLFATFGQSRTKNPKTMIYPVISTKNPIFFNSSKIPRNQERCSKLSSFQSRSIFRSFHHQNPGIKPKTQFLNPVIGTNLGEVSVRKGKKKKESLWQQGCQEMLGLCGLGYWVQGFRCFPWLALNFHMAYNLNLNPSTLQLVQNSGNLPMVAKPLFGILSDALYIGGAHRIPYICIGVLLQVLSWGQLALFPVAGQALPALMACVLLSNTGAAITEVAKDALITEYGQKHRITGLQSYAFMALAAGGILGNLLGGYFLVKLPPRMMFLVFSVLLSIQLVVSLSSNEECLGLARSLGPVPTGQSVS from the exons ATGtatctaatattatatattataaacccTTGTCTAGAACTTTCTTTCTCTTCAAACACTCTAGGATTTatatccttttcttcttctcagAGCAACATATCTTCAACTTGTTGGAATGTGGGATTTATAGTATACCTTTTTTTCCTGTTGAGGTTCCATTTGTTTGCAACCTTTGGGCAAAGCCGTaccaaaaacccaaaaacaatgatTTACCCAGTGATTTCCACTAAAAACCCAATATTCTTTAACAGTTCAAAGATCCCAAGAAACCAGGAGAGATGCTCAAAGTTATCAAGCTTTCAGTCAAGATCAATATTCAGGTCTTTCCACCATCAAAATCCTGGTATAAAACCCAAGACCCAATTTTTAAACCCTGTTATAGGAACCAACCTTGGTGAGGTTTCTGTCAGGAAGGgcaagaaaaagaaggaaagtttATGGCAACAAGGCTGTCAAGAAATGTTGGGTTTGTGTGGGTTGGGATATTGGGTTCAGGGTTTTAGGTGTTTCCCATGGTTGGCTTTGAATTTCCACATGGCTTATAACCTTAACTTGAACCCTTCAACATTGCAGCTTGTGCAGAACTCTGGCAACCTACCCATGGTAGCTAAGCCTCTGTTTGGAATTCTCTCAGATGCTCTCTATATTGGGGGTGCTCATAGGATACCTTATATTTGCATTGGAG TACTTCTGCAGGTCCTGTCTTGGGGTCAATTGGCTTTGTTTCCAGTTGCAGGTCAAGCGCTTCCTGCCCTCATGGCTTGTGTTCTTCTCAGTAATACAGGGGCAGCCATTACAGAAGTCGCAAAGGATGCTCTTATTACAGAGTACGGCCAGAAACACCGAATTACTGGACTCCAGTCTTATGCCTTCATGGCTTTAGCTGCTGGTGGGATCCTGGGGAACTTACTAGGTGGATATTTCTTAGTCAAATTACCACCCAGGATGATGTTTCTCGTTTTTTCGGTTCTATTATCTATTCAGCTTGTAGTTTCTTTATCTTCCAATGAAGAATGTCTTGGCTTAGCTCGATCTTTGGGTCCCGTTCCAACTGGACAGTCAGTTTCATAA